ACAAGTTGAATCTCTGACAATTTATTTATTTTATGCCAAACATAAGCTCGATGGCTTTCTGAATTTATTTGATACTTTTTACCATGTAAGGTCCTTCCGATCTATAACCGAGCCTTCTGTAGTATTCTTTTGTTCCTATGGCGCTCATCACGACCATAGTCCTTACACCGAACTCTTCTTCAGCTATTCTCTCCGCCTCCCTCATCAACATGGCTCCAAAACCTTTGTGTTGGTAATCGTAGCCACTTCTCTCTCCTATCGGTATCATCTTTCCGTAAACGTGTAACTCCCTTACCAGGCACGATCTTCTAGTAATCTCCTCTCGATGTGCCCTTTCAGAAGGATACCTTAACCTTAGGAATCCAATCAAAGCATCATTGATAACATCCTCGTAAGATAT
The sequence above is a segment of the Candidatus Methylarchaceae archaeon HK02M2 genome. Coding sequences within it:
- a CDS encoding GNAT family N-acetyltransferase, which translates into the protein ARLIVAGVKKSNLRELVQEELSRMGHKCRCIRCREVGIKRLKYGIDVKPEKIRLLRQDYKASKGVEVFISYEDVINDALIGFLRLRYPSERAHREEITRRSCLVRELHVYGKMIPIGERSGYDYQHKGFGAMLMREAERIAEEEFGVRTMVVMSAIGTKEYYRRLGYRSEGPYMVKSIK